The region GCGCATGCCGATCAGTTTCGAAGCGCGGCTCGCCATCGCGAAACGCACCAAGGCCGAGCGCCAGGCCTGCGGCGCGCGCGGCGCCGATCGTGCGCGCAGGGTAGCGGCGGCACCGTTGCGCGCCTGGGTGCCGGCGTGACCGCCGCGCGCCTGCGCCGGCTCGCCCGACAAGCCCGGAAAACGCCGCAGCAGCCAGTCCGCCATGCCGTCGCGGGTGCCGGTGACGCGTTCGCGCAAGCTCGGCGGCGCATCGGCGCCCACACCGCCACGCGCACGGCGCAAGAACTCGCCCTGCTCCTTGCTCGGCGGCGGAATACGGTCGCCGAGCACTTCGCGCACGCGCTTGCCGGCGAGCCGGTCGTGACGCGTCGGGCGCAGGCTCAGGCGGCCGTCGTAGGTGTCGTGCAGGGCGTAGTCGTCGATGTCGATGACCAGCGAAGGGTCCAGCGCCTGCGCCTGGGCGAAGTGCAGCGGCTGCAATCGTCCGCCGACCACCAGTTGCACGTCGGCCGGCGCCAGCGCGGCGAGCTCGTCGGCGGTCAGCGGCCCCGCGTACAGGCCGTGCGCACCGATGCGGCATAACGGCACGCCGGCCGCCTCGCTGCATTGCATCGGCCGCGCCTGATCGAAACAGAGCACGTCGCCATCGTCGAAACGCCAGGCTCGGCAACCCATCGTCCAGGCTTGCAGAATGCGTTCGGCGCGCCGCTCCGGCGCCAGCCAGTCGGCGCCGAACCACAGCCCCGCCACCGGCTGCCAGCCTCGCCAGACCGGGTGGCGCACGGCCGTATCGGCCTGCGCCCCCGCATTGGTATTCGTTTCAGCCATCGTCTCCCCCTGTGTAGACGAGCATCTTTCGCGCGCCGTCGCGCAACACCACCAAACGGCCCTGCAGGTCGACCAAGGCGATCAGGTCGGCGTCGACGGCGACGCTGACCGTGCTGATCGGACTCGGCGATTCGTACAGCACCGAACGCTCTTGCGCACCGATGCGCAGCAACGCCTTGCGATCCGGACGCAAGGCGATCAAACCGATGTCGTCGCCATCGGGCTGGCTCAGCCCGGCCACTTTCCAATCGGCCGGCAACACGATTTCGTACTCGCTAGGCGGGCGATCGGCGATGCGCGCGAATACCCGCCAGATGCTGGAGCGTTCGCCGCCGTGCCCGCCGACGATCTGTTCGACGCAGTAGCCGCCTTGCCATCGGTCCGCAAAACAGGTGCCGCTGAGGAAGGCCGCATTGACTGGGCCCAGGAACGCGACACGCTCCAGAACCTGGCTGCGATGAGTCGCATGCAGATGCAGATGGCCCTCGTCTTGGCGCAGATAGACCATCCGCTCGGCGTCGGCGCGCGCGATGGCCAACACCTGCTCGGCCACGATCTCGTAAGTCGTGCTTTCCGACGCATGCCGCGTCCATGACAGTAATTTGCGCTGGCTGGACAGCAGCAACAAACGCCGATAGAAAGCGCCGCGGTTGAACCACACGCAAGGCTGCAAACGCGCCTTGCCGGTGGTGACATCGAGGTCGCCCGGCGGGGGCAGCGGCAGCCGGCCCATGCCCTCGAGTTGCCAACCTTCCAGCCACTGCGCCTGCGGGATCAGCCCGGCGAAATGGCGCTCGGTGAGGGTCGCGGCAAGCAGCGACTTGCCCTTGCCCCAGCGCGTGGTCTTCGGCGGCTGCAAGCCTGTCGCCTCGCTCGACGGCAAACGATAGACGTTGGCGGCGTTCTCGCCGGCGAGCGGCACGGCGATGTGGCGCGCACCCCAGGCGATCAACGGCGGCTGCTTCAGCGACAACTTGCCGCCACCGTGCGCGCCGGTCTGCACCCCGCTCAGGCGCGCGACCGCGACGCGCTCGAATTCGCCGCGCAACAACGCGCTGGAACGCTCCGGCGACGGCAAGGTCAGGCGCAGTTCGCGCCGCGCCTGGCGCGAGGCGATGGTTACCGCCAGTTGCTGTTCGGCGGCGCGCGAAACGTCGACACGATGGCCCAGGCCATAGCCGGCCGCATGCGCACCGATCGACCAGCGCTCGCCCGGGCTCGGATCGGCCTCGTCGAGCAGGCGCCGCCACTCGCGTTCGTGCTCATCACGCGCGGCCTGGGCGTTGCCCTCGCTGGCGGCAGCGGCGCCGCCCGGCGCCAGGCTGCGCGCCTGCAGCAATTGCTTGAGCCGTTCGGGCGAGTCGGCCGGATGCAGTGCGCCGGGCGCACCCAGCACGCCCCAGGCGAAGCGCGCTTTCGCCGCCTGCGCGCGTTCGGCCAGCAGGATCCACATCGCCACGTGCACCAGACGCGGCGCGCCGAGTTGGCTCGGCCCGGTGTCGAACACCGCCACGGTCAGCGCATCGGCTTCGCGCGCGACCAGTTTCGGCGACAGGAACAGATGCTCGCCGCCGGCGGCGCGGCGGTCGAATTCTTCCGGCACCTCGTCGGCCAGCGCCCACTCGCTCAACAATAGGCGTTCGTAATGTCCGCGCCGGCGCAGATCGTCGATGCCCTCGGGTTCCGCCACGCCGCGCTGCGCGCGCATCCGGAACGCGCCGAGCATCGGATGCAGGCGCAGCAGCAGCTCGCCGAGCAGGTCGACGATCTCGGCATCGAACCAGTCCAGCCACGGCCGCCAGGGTTTGAGCGCCTCGGGTACCCGCATCGGCTCAGCTCCGCCAGTGCGCGCGGATCTGCGCGATCAGCTCGTCGCTGGCCGGCAGCGCCCGATGCAGCGGCACGATCTGCATCGGCTCGGGCCACAACAGCAGCGGCGATTGCCGATGCCGGCGCGCGATCGCGCGCAGCAGCAGGTCCAGCGGCAGGTCCGGACGTTGCGTGGTCGGCAGCCACAGCGCCGGCGCCTCCTGGCACGGCGCGATATAGGCCACGCCGTCGCTCCACGGCAGCGCGTCGCCGGCGCCGGTGACGATGACGGCATCGGCGTTCGCCGTCAGCATCAGCGCCTCGCGCATGCGCGCGTCGATGCGCGCGAGCGCATCGAGCAGGCCCTGCGCCGCCGCGCCGATCCCGATCGCGCCTTGCGGCGCAGGCGGGTCGGCCTCTGCCCGCCAGCGCCACTTCATGTCGGCGCGGCGACCCGTTCGACCAACCGCGCGCGTTCGGCGGCGAGCTCGGGCGGAATCGAATGCGGGTCGAAGTTGGCGTCGATCTCGCGCAGCAGGGCCTCCGCTATCGTCGCCGCGGCCGGTGCGTCGGCCGCGCCGTGCAGGCAACTGCGCGCGGCTTCGATCAGGCGCGCGGCGCGCGACACCGGCTGCAACACGGCGTGTTCGACCGCGGCGCGCAGGGTCGGGTTGGCCGCCGCCGACAGCGAATCGCGCAAGGCGTCCTGGGCCGCCGCCTGTGCCTCGCGGGTCGGCATCACGTAGAACAGCGGCCACAGGTCGGCGGCGGTCGCGGTGTCGCGGCCGGCAAGCACGGTCGCCGCGGCGATCAGGCGCTGGACCTTGACGATGCGCCGGTCCGACAGGCTCAGGCCGGCGCCGCGCAATCTGCGGATCGCATCGGCCAGCAGGCCGCGCGCCGGGCCCATGCTCACCTGCGGCACGCGCCGGCTCAGCAGGTCGATGTCGGCCAGTTCGGTGCGGTGCTCCACGGCCGCGCGCTCGGCCTGCCAACCGCCTTCGAGCAGAGCTTCGAGTTGATGGTCCGGCACCGGCTCGACGAACAGGTGCAACAGGAAGCGGTCGGCGAACGCCGCCAGCGACTCGTCGTCGGGCAAGGCATTCGCGGCGCCGACGCAGACCCGCAGCGGGCAGTCGAGCTGGGTGTGGCCACGACGGAAGCGGCGCTCGTTGAGCACGCCGAGCAAGGTGTTGAGGATCGCGGTCGAACCGAGGAAGACCTCGTCGAGGAAGGCGACTTCGGCCTCCGGCAACATGCCGGTGACGTCGGTCTCGACCACGCCCTCGCGCAGCCGGCGCAGGTCGACCGGGCCGAACAATTCGGCCGGCTCGGTGAAGCGCCCGAGCAGGTATTCGAAGTAACGGCCGCCGAGCGCGGCAGCGACACGCCGCACCACCGCGCTCTTGGCGGTGCCGGGCGGGCCGATGATCAGCAGGTGTTCCTGGGCGACCGCGGCGAGCACGATCAGCTCGGCGAGTTGCTCGCGCTCGACCAGACCGGTGGTGGCGGAATGGACGGCATCGCGGACGCGGGCCGCGGCCTGCTCTGCGGCGGAAGGTTCGGGCGAAAAAGTCATCGACGGACGGCCTGGATCCTTGGCGTCGCCATCGGCGGACGGCGCGCTGGCGGCGCGCGGTCCTGCGGCGGCGGGCTTGCTGACGGGGCGTGGTTCGCGGCCCGGAAACGGACCTGCGCCACAGTTCGCACTGTAGGCGCAGCGCTCGTCGAACCGCAACCGGCACCGCGGTACGGTCGAGATCGCCGGCCTATCCTGCGCGGTTTTTCTTTACGCTATACGCCGCCACGCCCGGCCAGGATGCCGTCATGCCCGATACCTCCCTCGACGATCTGCTCGCCGCGCTCGCCGCCAGCCCGCACAACCCGGCGCTCGGCATGCTGGTCGTGAACGCCTGCCTGAACGAATCCGACCCGGACGCACTGATCCGTGCGATCGAACTCGGCGGCGACGCCCTGCTGGCCGACCCGACCCAGCGCGACGCCGCGCTGCGCCTGCTGCTGGAGCACCGCCACGATGAACGCGTGGTACGGATCGCCCCGGAGAATTCGGCGGCGTCGCTGTTCGCGCGTTCGCGCCTGCTGCTCGGCGAAGGCCGCCGCGAAGACGCGCGCAGCCTGTACCAGCAGGCCATCGCTCTCAACCCGGCGCTGGAAGACGCGGCCCTGGCGACCGAGCTGGCCGGCAAGGTGATCTCGCTGGCCAATGCGCGGCGCATGCAGTCGGGCAGCCTGCAGACCAGCATCGCCAACGACGACACCGATGCCGACGACGTGTCGCGGCTGTTGCAGCCGCCGGAAGCGCGGATCGGTTTCGCCGACGTCGGCGGCCTGGACGAGGTCAAGCACCAGATCCGCCGCCGCATCATCACTCCCTTCCTCAAGCCCTCGCTGTTCGAGCGCTTCAAGCGCCGCTCCGGCGGCGGCATCCTGCTGTACGGCCCGCCCGGCTGCGGCAAGACCCTGCTCGCCCGCGCCACCGCCGGCGAGTGCGGCGCGCGTTTCTACAACGTGGCCATCACCGACGTACTGGACATGTATATCGGCGAGTCCGAGCGCAAGCTGCATGCGATCTTCGAGACCGCGCGGCGCACCGCTCCGGCGGTGGTGTTCTTCGACGAGATCGAGGCCATCGGCGGCAAGCGCCAGTACTCGCGCGAGGCCACCTCGGCCAAACTGGTCAGCCAGTTCCTGACCGAGCTCGACGGCTTCGGCCAGAACAACCAGGGCGTGCTGATCCTCGGCGCGACCAACGTGCCGTGGGCGGTCGACGCCGCGTTCCGCCGCCCCGGCCGCTTCGACCGGGTGCTGTTCGTGCCGCCGCCGGACGACCCGGCGCGGCGTGCCATCCTCGATCTGCTGCTGCGCGAGCGCCCGCTCGGCGACGACATCGACAGCACCGAGATCGCGCGCCTGAGCTCGGGTTATTCCGGCGCCGACCTGCGCAACCTGGTCGAGACCGCGATCGACGAGGCCATCGAGGCGTCGATCGACCAGGGCCGGGAAATACCGCTGACCATGAGCCACCTGCGCGCGGCCTTGAAAGACACCCGTTCGACCACCCTGGAATGGCTGACCACGGCGCGCAATCACGCCCGTTACGCCAATCAGGGCGGCCAGTACGACGAGGTGCTGGAATTCCTCAAGCGCCACGGAGGCGGCTGATGGCGGCCTCGGTCTATCGTTTGCCCGACGAGCCCTTGCCGTCCGGTCTCTCGCGCTATGCGGTCGACCCGGTCTGGCCCTTGCTCAGCGTGATGCTGGCCGGCAGCGGTTTCGGCCTGCTCTGGTTCGGCTTCAACTCGCTGGCGATCGGCAGCCCGACACGCCGGCGCGAATGGCTGTGCATCGGCCTGAGCGCGCTCGGCAGTCCGCTGCTGCTGTTCGCTCTGCTGCTGTGCGAGCAGAACGGTTGGCTGCAGGGCGCGCAGCTGCGCTACGCGTTTCTGAGCATCCTGTTGCTCAAACTGGGCATGGCCTATGCCGTGTACCTGATGCAGCAACGCTGCTTCGAGATCTGGGAGTACTACGGCGGCCAGCCGCGCAACGGCCTGCCGTTGACGATCCTGCTGGCCGTGGTCGGGCGCGGCGCGCTCGGCGCCGTGCAACTGCCCGCCTTGTTGTCGGTGATTCTGCAATGAACGACGCCAGCCAAAGTTATTGGTTGCAGATGGCCGAGCGCTACTACGCCCACGGCCAGATCGACGAAGCCATCGACGTGTTGCTGCGCCTGCTCGGCGAAGACCCCGACCAGGCCGGCGCGCACGCCTTCCTGGCCCTGTGCCTGGTCAAGCGCAAGCGCCTGCATGCGGCCGCGCTGGAAGCCGCGCGCGCACTCGAACTCGAACCCGACTCGCCGTTCGCGCACCTGGCCGCGGCGATCGTGGCGACCGCGGGCCGGCGTTTCCGCGACGCCGAAACCCATCTGCAGTCGGCGCGCGAACTCGACCCGGACTCGGCCTCCATCGCCGACGCCTTCGCCCGCCTCTACAACGCCTGGGGCCGCGATGCGCAGGCCCTGGACGAAGCGCGCCGCGCCTGCGAGCTCGAGCCGGCCGATGTCGATTACCAGGCCCTGCTGGCCTCGCTGGAACTGCGCCGCGGCGAACGCCAGAAAGCCGAGACTCTGGCGCGCGAGGTGCTGGCCGCGCATCCCGAACACGTCGAGGCCTTGTGCGTGCTCGGCCATTGCGAACTCGCCGCCGGCCGCACCGACAGCGCCCGCGACCACGCCGTCTGGGCGCTGCAGATCGACCCGATGGACGCCGAGGCGCTGACCCTGATGGCGGCGGTGAAAGCACGCCGCAGTTGGCTGCTCGGGGTGTGGTGGCGGTTCCAGAGCTACATCAGCGCCGGTTCGCGCACCCGCGCGGTGGTGCTGTTGCTCGGCATCTTCCTGCTCTACCGCATCGCCCTGATCGCCCTGCCCGAGCATGGCCTGTCGCACTGGGCCGGACCGCTGTCCTACCTGTGGCTGGGGTTTTGCGCCTACACCTGGATCGCACCGGGCCTGTTCTGGCGCTCGATCAAGCGCGAGCTGGAACAGGTCAAACTGCGCCCGGGGTTCTGAGCGGGCGCCGCTGGCCTATCGCCTTACTTGACCACGCGCAACTTGGTGGTCCGCCGGCGCTGGCGCAGCGCTTCCAGGCGCGGGTCGCGGCGAGGGCCGCCGCTGCCGCCGCCCGGCGGTCGCTTGCGCCAATACAGGATCGTCAGCCAGCCGACCAGCATGCCGCCGAGGTGAGCGAAATGAGCGACGCCGGTGCCCTGGGTGAACACACCGTAGAACACCGCGGCGATCGCATAGATGATCACCAGCGTGCGCGCCTTGAGCACGATCGGGAACGGCAGCAAGGTCACGCGCCGGTTCGGGAACAACATGCCGTAGGCGAGCAACAGGCCGTAGACCGCACCCGAAGCGCCCAGCGTCACATAGATGTCGCCCTGGCGCGCGGCGATCGAGGCGATCAGCAACTGCAACAACGCCGAACCGATCAGGCAGGTGAAGTAATAGATGGCGAAACGCTTGGCGCCCCATTCGTATTCGAGCGAAGCGCCGAACATCACCAGCGCCAGCATATTGAACACGAGGTGGCCGATGCCGCCATGCATGAAGCCCGAGGTCAGCAATTGCCACGGCATGAAGTTGCCGGCGGCCGGAATATCCGACGGCAGCCACGGCCACAACTGGGACCACAGCACCCAACTGCGCGTCGCATCGCCTTGGCTCAACAGCGCTTGCAGGATGAATACGACGACATTGGCGATCAGCAGTTTCCTGACGACCGGCGGGATACTGGAAAACATCGCGGCTCCTCGAATCGGGCGCTATGGTAGCCGCTGCCCCGGCGTCGCACCGTGAGCATCGCTTCGAGGCGCGGCCCGCGCGCAGGCTGCGTTCAGTCGGCCGGGCCCCAGATCTGCGAATCCAGCGTCGGCGCGGCGCGCTGACCGCGCACGCGCCCGTTCACCACCGTGATGCCTTCGGCGCGCAGGCGCTGGCACTGCTCGCGATAACCGGCCGAGCCTTCCGGCAGCGCGATGCGCCCGTCCGAACGCAGCACCCGATGCCAGGGCAGTTTGGCGTCGTCGTTCTCGCTGAGCAGGCGCGCGACCAGACGGGCCCGTCCGGGCAGTCCGGCGCGGCGCGCGACCTCGCCGTAGCCCGCCACTTCGCCCTTGGGAATGGCGCGGATCGCGGCCCGGATGCGTTTTGCGGCAGTTTCGCTGTCCATCGCGGTAGCATATGCCCTGCAACGCGCAGGAGTCGCCCATGCATTTCGAACAGATCCGTACCCATCTGACCCGAGCCGGGTTCCACCTCACCGTCCACGACGAAAACGTGATCTGCATCGAGCTCTCGCTCGAACAGGGCACTCGCCATCAGGCGATCTTCCTGTCCGAGTTGGAAGACGACGACGGCCGTCCGTTCGTGCGCGTGAGCACCGCGATCGCTCCGACCACCGGTCTGGACGCGCGCCGCGCCCTCGCCTTCAACTGGGAAAGCCACGTCGGTTACCTGGCCATCGGCGACCTCGACGGCGTGCCCTATCTGCAGCTGTGCGAGAACCGCCCCGCCGAAACCCTGGATGCCGCCGAGCTGCAGCGCCTGGTGATGGAGATCGGCGGCGTGGGCGACCGCATGGAACGCGTGCTGTCGGCGGACGGCGATCTGCTGTAAGGCGTCGCTTGGGTTTCCGATCGCTCACATCCGGGGCGATCGCGGTCGAGGCTTCGGGCCGACGCAGTCGCTGAGGTTCACGGTCGCGGCTCGCGCCGCTCCTACCCTTTGCGACGCAGCTTCCGGGCAGGAGCGGCGCGAGCCGCGACCGCACCGACGGCGCCACCCGCAAGGCATGCGCGACCGACCAACCCCGCAACAAAAAGGCCCGCATCGCAGCGGGCCTTTTGTTATGCGCTGAGCGGCCGCATCGCGCGGCCGGCGCGACTCAGATCCAACCGAAGAACCGCATCGTCTCGAACAGCGCATAGGCGATGCCGCCGGCGGCCGGGATGGTCAGGATCCAGGCCCAGATCATCTTCTCGACCACGGTCCACTTGATCGAGTTGAAACGCTTGGCCGTGCCCACGCCCATGATCGCGGCGGAGATGTTGTGGGTGGTCGACACCGGAATGCCCAGCGAGGACGCGAACATGATCACCGAGGCGGCGCTGGTCTCGGCGGCGAAGCCGTGGATCGGGTGCAGCTTGACCAGCTTATGGCCAAGGGTCTTGATGATGCGCCAGCCGCCGGCGGCGGTACCGGCGGCCATCACCACCGCGCAGGTCAGCTTGATCCAGGTGTCGATGTCGTTGTGGGCGATCGCGTTCGGCGAGGGATGCAGGAACGCCAGCCACGCCGGCAGATTATCGAGCGTACCGGCCTGCTGCGCGCTCATCAGCGCCAGGGCGATGATGCCCATGGTTTTCTGCGCATCGTTCATGCCGTGGGCGAAGCCCATGCCGGCGGCGCTGACCAACTGCGCCTTGCCGAAGAAACTGTTGACCCAGCGCGGCCGCGCGATCCGCGCCAGCACGCCGCCGCTGCGCGCCATGAACGAGATGATCGCGAACAGCACGCCCATCACCAGGAAGCCGGCGGTGAAGCCCAGCACCGGCGAGGTGAACATCGGCACGATCACCTTCCACAGCACGCCGGCGCTCTTCCAGATCGGCTCGGCCGGGTGCGACCAGACCACCGCGTGCCAGTCGTTCGAGGCCGCGGCGATCGCCGCGCCGCACAGGCCGCCGATCAAGGCGTGCGAGGACGAGGACGGCAGGCCCAGCCACCAGGTGATCAGGTTCCAGATGATGCCGCCGAGCAGCGCGCACAGGATCAGCTGCGAGCCGACCTCGACCACGCCGGCGTCGATCAGGCCCGAGGCGATGGTCTTGGCGACCGCCGTGCCCCACAGGGCGCCGATCAGATTGGTCGACGCGGCCAGGATCACCGCCTGCATCGGCGACAGCACCTTGGTCGCGACCACGGTCGCGATGGAATTGGCGGTGTCGTGGAAGCCGTTGACGTACTCGAAGATCAGAGCCGCGACTATCACCACCAGGACGAGCGTCAGCATCGCGCGCGCCTCAGGAGTTTTTCAGGACGATCTGGTAGGCGACCACGCCGGCCTCGCGGCAGCGGTCGATCGCCTTTTCCAGGATCTCGAAGAACTCCTTGAGCAGGAACATCTGCAGGTTGTCGAGCTGGCCCGAATAAATGTCGCGGTACAGCTCGAGCATCAGCCGGTCGGCCTCGTTCTCGAGCGCGCGCAGTTGGTCGTTGAGCGCCTTCATCGGCTCCAGCTTGAGCTGGCGCAGTTGGTGGACCATCTTCACCACCACCCCGGCGGCCTGTTCCAGCATCGCCGCGCGCGGCGCGAAGTCGATGTGCTCCAGGTGGCGGGTCGCCAGCGAATAGCGGTCGGCGAACTTCTCGACCTGCTTGGGGATCTTGTACAGGGCCGAGCTCAGCGACTCGATGTCCTCGCGCTCGATCGGGGTGATGAAGCTGTCGACCAGCTCCTGGCTGATCTTGTCGGAGGTCTCGCGCTCGCGCTGGCGGGCCAGCTTGAACGCGTCCAGCGCCGGCTGGCGGTCGGACTCCTTGAGCATGGCGTGCAGGGCCTTGGTGCTGTCGTGGGCGGCGACGGCGGCCTCCTCCAGCAGGGTATAGAACTGGTTGCCTTGGCCGAAAATGGTCTGCAGGGAAAACATGCTGGGGTGCCTCTGGGCTGGGCCGATACGTGCCGGCCGCGCCGGGCCGAAGGGTTTGCGGGCGCGATTATGACGGTTTGGCGACCCCGCGCCCACCTTGACGGCCGCCCGGGGCGCCCCCAAGACCTGGAAACGCGCACCGATCCTGCCGTTCCGCCCCGTCCCTGGCTTTCACGAGGGCCGGTCGTGAAGGCCTGCTAAGATCGGCCCCCAGCTCCTCACAGTACGTGTTCCCCCCAAACCTTCTCCATGGACGACGACCCAAAACCGCCGCCCGGCCGCGCCTCGACGGCCCCCTCCCATCGCGCAGCGCGCTCCTTCCGTGAACCCACCGGCCACAGGAGGCATTGCCGATGCTGGAACTTCTGATCGTCATGGCCCTGATCGTCGTCAACGCCTTCTTCGCACTGTCGGAGATGGCGCTGATGACCTCGCGCAAGCTGCGCTTGAAGCAGATGGCCGAAGACCCCGCCCACCCCAGCCGCGGCGCCCGTGTCGCCCTGCAACTGGCCGAACACCCCGACAACCTGCTCTCGACCGTGCAGGTCGGCATCACCGCGATCGGCGTGCTTACCGGCACCTTCGGCGGCGAGTCGATCGGCCTGGCCATCGCCGGCTGGCTCAGCGGCGTGCTGCCGGGCGCGGCCGAGTACGCGCGCAGCATCGGCATCGGTACCGCGGTCACCCTCATCACCGCCTCCAGCGTCATCTTCGGCGAGCTGATCCCCAAGCGGCTGGCGCTGACCAATCCGGAAAAGATCGCCAGTTCGGTGGCGATCGTCCTGGCCGGACTGGCCCGCTTCGCCAAGCCGGTGGTTGCCGCGCTCGGCGCGATCAACCGCCTGGTGCTGCGCCTGCTCGGCATCAAGGACGACGCCCGCAGCGAAATCAGCGAAGAAGAGATCCGCCTGTTGGTGTCGGAAAGCCACGAGCAGGGCGTGATCGACGCCGACGAGCGCAAGATGATGAATCGCGTGCTCAGCCTGGGCGATCGCACCGCCGAAAGCCTGATGACCCCGCGCACCCGCATCGCCTGGCTCGACGCCGGCGCGACCATCGAGGACAACCTGGCGGCCATGCGCGAATCGCCGTTCTCGCGCTTCCCGGTCTACCGCGGCGGCGACCAGGACGTGCTGGGCGTGCTCGAAGCCAAGACCCTGCTGCGCAATCTCGGGGTCGGCAGCCTGCCCGACCTGTTCGGCCAGCTGACCGAAGCCTTGTTCGTGTCCGAGTCGACCCACGCCCTCAAGCTGCTGGAGATCTTCCGCGAGGAACAGCAGTCGCTGGCCCTGGTGGTCGACGAGTACGGCGACGTCACCGGCCTGGTCACGGTCAACGACCTGATGGGCGCGGTGATCGGCCGCATCCAGACCGCCGAGTCCGACGACCAGCCCGGCCCGGTGGTGCAGCGCGAGGACGGCTCGTACTTGATCGACGGCGCCCTGCCGGTGGAAGAGCTGCGCGAAGTGATCGGCGGCGGGCGCCTGCCCGACGAGGACGAGCATGATTTCCACACTGCCGCCGGCATGGTGATCGCCCACTTCGGCCGCATCCCGCACGTCGGCGAGCACTTCAGCTGGCTGGGTTGGCGGGTCGAGGTGATCGACCTCGACGGGCCGCGCATCGACAAACTGCTGCTGCACCGCCATCTGCCGAAACCGCCGGAGTCCAGCGACGATGACAGCAGCGGCTGAC is a window of Lysobacter antibioticus DNA encoding:
- a CDS encoding AAA family ATPase codes for the protein MTFSPEPSAAEQAAARVRDAVHSATTGLVEREQLAELIVLAAVAQEHLLIIGPPGTAKSAVVRRVAAALGGRYFEYLLGRFTEPAELFGPVDLRRLREGVVETDVTGMLPEAEVAFLDEVFLGSTAILNTLLGVLNERRFRRGHTQLDCPLRVCVGAANALPDDESLAAFADRFLLHLFVEPVPDHQLEALLEGGWQAERAAVEHRTELADIDLLSRRVPQVSMGPARGLLADAIRRLRGAGLSLSDRRIVKVQRLIAAATVLAGRDTATAADLWPLFYVMPTREAQAAAQDALRDSLSAAANPTLRAAVEHAVLQPVSRAARLIEAARSCLHGAADAPAAATIAEALLREIDANFDPHSIPPELAAERARLVERVAAPT
- a CDS encoding ATP-binding protein — translated: MPDTSLDDLLAALAASPHNPALGMLVVNACLNESDPDALIRAIELGGDALLADPTQRDAALRLLLEHRHDERVVRIAPENSAASLFARSRLLLGEGRREDARSLYQQAIALNPALEDAALATELAGKVISLANARRMQSGSLQTSIANDDTDADDVSRLLQPPEARIGFADVGGLDEVKHQIRRRIITPFLKPSLFERFKRRSGGGILLYGPPGCGKTLLARATAGECGARFYNVAITDVLDMYIGESERKLHAIFETARRTAPAVVFFDEIEAIGGKRQYSREATSAKLVSQFLTELDGFGQNNQGVLILGATNVPWAVDAAFRRPGRFDRVLFVPPPDDPARRAILDLLLRERPLGDDIDSTEIARLSSGYSGADLRNLVETAIDEAIEASIDQGREIPLTMSHLRAALKDTRSTTLEWLTTARNHARYANQGGQYDEVLEFLKRHGGG
- a CDS encoding tetratricopeptide repeat protein, which encodes MNDASQSYWLQMAERYYAHGQIDEAIDVLLRLLGEDPDQAGAHAFLALCLVKRKRLHAAALEAARALELEPDSPFAHLAAAIVATAGRRFRDAETHLQSARELDPDSASIADAFARLYNAWGRDAQALDEARRACELEPADVDYQALLASLELRRGERQKAETLAREVLAAHPEHVEALCVLGHCELAAGRTDSARDHAVWALQIDPMDAEALTLMAAVKARRSWLLGVWWRFQSYISAGSRTRAVVLLLGIFLLYRIALIALPEHGLSHWAGPLSYLWLGFCAYTWIAPGLFWRSIKRELEQVKLRPGF
- a CDS encoding rhomboid family intramembrane serine protease, which gives rise to MFSSIPPVVRKLLIANVVVFILQALLSQGDATRSWVLWSQLWPWLPSDIPAAGNFMPWQLLTSGFMHGGIGHLVFNMLALVMFGASLEYEWGAKRFAIYYFTCLIGSALLQLLIASIAARQGDIYVTLGASGAVYGLLLAYGMLFPNRRVTLLPFPIVLKARTLVIIYAIAAVFYGVFTQGTGVAHFAHLGGMLVGWLTILYWRKRPPGGGSGGPRRDPRLEALRQRRRTTKLRVVK
- a CDS encoding MGMT family protein, with the protein product MDSETAAKRIRAAIRAIPKGEVAGYGEVARRAGLPGRARLVARLLSENDDAKLPWHRVLRSDGRIALPEGSAGYREQCQRLRAEGITVVNGRVRGQRAAPTLDSQIWGPAD
- a CDS encoding inorganic phosphate transporter, giving the protein MLTLVLVVIVAALIFEYVNGFHDTANSIATVVATKVLSPMQAVILAASTNLIGALWGTAVAKTIASGLIDAGVVEVGSQLILCALLGGIIWNLITWWLGLPSSSSHALIGGLCGAAIAAASNDWHAVVWSHPAEPIWKSAGVLWKVIVPMFTSPVLGFTAGFLVMGVLFAIISFMARSGGVLARIARPRWVNSFFGKAQLVSAAGMGFAHGMNDAQKTMGIIALALMSAQQAGTLDNLPAWLAFLHPSPNAIAHNDIDTWIKLTCAVVMAAGTAAGGWRIIKTLGHKLVKLHPIHGFAAETSAASVIMFASSLGIPVSTTHNISAAIMGVGTAKRFNSIKWTVVEKMIWAWILTIPAAGGIAYALFETMRFFGWI
- a CDS encoding DUF47 domain-containing protein; translation: MFSLQTIFGQGNQFYTLLEEAAVAAHDSTKALHAMLKESDRQPALDAFKLARQRERETSDKISQELVDSFITPIEREDIESLSSALYKIPKQVEKFADRYSLATRHLEHIDFAPRAAMLEQAAGVVVKMVHQLRQLKLEPMKALNDQLRALENEADRLMLELYRDIYSGQLDNLQMFLLKEFFEILEKAIDRCREAGVVAYQIVLKNS
- a CDS encoding hemolysin family protein; this encodes MLELLIVMALIVVNAFFALSEMALMTSRKLRLKQMAEDPAHPSRGARVALQLAEHPDNLLSTVQVGITAIGVLTGTFGGESIGLAIAGWLSGVLPGAAEYARSIGIGTAVTLITASSVIFGELIPKRLALTNPEKIASSVAIVLAGLARFAKPVVAALGAINRLVLRLLGIKDDARSEISEEEIRLLVSESHEQGVIDADERKMMNRVLSLGDRTAESLMTPRTRIAWLDAGATIEDNLAAMRESPFSRFPVYRGGDQDVLGVLEAKTLLRNLGVGSLPDLFGQLTEALFVSESTHALKLLEIFREEQQSLALVVDEYGDVTGLVTVNDLMGAVIGRIQTAESDDQPGPVVQREDGSYLIDGALPVEELREVIGGGRLPDEDEHDFHTAAGMVIAHFGRIPHVGEHFSWLGWRVEVIDLDGPRIDKLLLHRHLPKPPESSDDDSSG